Part of the Spiroplasma endosymbiont of Poecilobothrus nobilitatus genome is shown below.
GTATTTTTTCCCCATTTAAATTATAATACCGTTAGATAAACATTTATCGTAATAAATAGTGGATGTATATTGATATCCGTGATCTGAGTGAATTATTATTCCATTCAGATCTTTTTTTATTAATTTTATTTTATTAATTGCATCATTTAAATTATCCATTACTAATTTATTGTCATTATATTTAGATCACTTTACATCAACTATTTCTTTATTATATCCATCAATAATTGTTGATTGATAATATCTTTCTCCTTTTCAAATTAAATATGTTACATCAGTATATAGTACTGAAAACCTTGTTTTTATATCATTGAATTTACGTTTAATTAAATCAGGATATTGCAATAAGCTTTTTTCTTTATTCTGTTTATACTTTATTTTTCTTCTCATTTTTCTTACATATTAAGGTTGTATTTGATTATCGCGCATAATTCTTAAAACTTTTTTTGAATTATATTTTATACCATAATCTTCTTTTAAATATTTAGTAATTCTTCGATAACCAAATTGTTTTAAATTTTCTTCATAGACTTTTGCAATATCATTTATTGCTTTTTTATCTTTTTTGCTACTGTCATAATTTTTATATTTATTTCAATAACTACGTTTTAACCCTGTTACTTCTAGTAATAATTTTATTGAATATTCACGACAATTTTGTTTAATAAAAGAGGCTATTCAAGACTGCGCCCCAAAAAGTAAGTAAAATAAAAAAGATTTTGTTAAATTTTTATAGGGGGTGCATTTTTATATGGCAAAAAAAGGACAAAAATATAACAAATATACATCATAATTTAGAACAAAAATCATTGAGGAAATTAAACAAAAAAGTTGTTGAATAGTAGCAAAACAATATAATATAAATGCAAATACAGTAGAATCTTGATGAACAAATCATAAAAAAGGAAAATTAAACAATCCTAAAGGACCTAAAATTTCTTTTGGCAAAAGAAATTTA
Proteins encoded:
- a CDS encoding DDE-type integrase/transposase/recombinase encodes the protein MRRKIKYKQNKEKSLLQYPDLIKRKFNDIKTRFSVLYTDVTYLIWKGERYYQSTIIDGYNKEIVDVKWSKYNDNKLVMDNLNDAINKIKLIKKDLNGIIIHSDHGYQYTSTIYYDKCLSNGIII
- a CDS encoding IS3 family transposase, with protein sequence MTKSFLFYLLFGAQSWIASFIKQNCREYSIKLLLEVTGLKRSYWNKYKNYDSSKKDKKAINDIAKVYEENLKQFGYRRITKYLKEDYGIKYNSKKVLRIMRDNQIQP